Below is a window of Longimicrobiaceae bacterium DNA.
GGCCGTGAAGGCCGTGTCCGAGCTGTACTCGCCCGTGGCCGGGGAGGTGGTGGAGGTCAACGGCGCGCTGGACGCCAACCCTGCGCTGGTGAACAGCGACCCGTACGGCGAGGGGTGGATGGTGAAGATGCGCCTCGGCGACCCCGCCGAGCTGGACGGGCTAATGGACGCCGCGGCCTACGAGAGCCACGTCGGCGCCTGAGGCGGCGAGCGGAACGGCGCGGTCCCTGCGGGCTGCGCCGTTTCCTTTTTCGCGCGTTCCCACCGCCGCGACCCACCGCCCACCTGGAGGACACCGATGGCGAAGCTGACCTGGCACGGACACTCCTGCTTCTCGCTGGACACCGACGAGGGGACCCGGATCCTCTTCGACCCCTGGCTCGACGAGAACCCCAAGGCGGACGTCAGGGCCGCCGACATCGAGAAGCTGGACTACATCCTGGTCTCCCACGGCCACTTCGACCACTTCGCCGACTGCGTGGAGCTGGCGAAGCGGACCGGCGCCACGGTGGTCTCCACCTTCGAGCTGGTCTCGTTCTGCCAGAGCAAGGGCGTGGAGAACGGCCACGGGATGAACGTGGGCGGGGCGCACAGGTTCCCGTTCGGCAGGGTGAAGCTCACGCCCGCGCTGCACACCGGGAGCGTGGCCGGCGACGACGAGGGCGCCTTCACCACCGACTGCTCCGGCTTCCTGGTGACGCTGAACGGCGGGACGCGGCTCTACCACGCCGGGGACACCGCCCTCACCATGGACATGCAGCTCCTCCAGGGCCAGGTGGACGTGGCGATCCTCCCCATCGGCGACAACTTCACCATGGGCCCGGAGGACGCGGCGCGAGCGGTGGAGTTCATCCGCCCCCGGACCGTGATCCCCATGCACTACGACACCTTCCCGCTGATCGAGCAGGACCCGGAGGAGTTCCGGCGCCTGGTGGGCGACCGCGCAGAGGTCCGCGTGCTGGAGCCCGGCGGCAGCACCGAGGTCTGACCGCATGAAGTGCGGGAGCGCGGGAGTGCGGGAGTGCGAAAGTGAAGTGCGCCCGCGCTCACGCACCCTCGCGCTCCCGCACTCTCTCGTCTTCCGACTCCTCGACACCCCGCCGGCCCCCGGAGCCTGGAACATGGCCGTGGACGCGGCGCTGGCGGAGTCCGTCCGTCAGGGGGGCCTCCCCGTGCTGCGCTTCTACCGCTGGGACCCGCCCTGCCTCTCGCTGGGCCGCAACCAGCCCG
It encodes the following:
- the gcvH gene encoding glycine cleavage system protein GcvH, producing the protein MANVPQDLRYTKEHEYVKTTGEEGVVVVGITDYAQGELGDVVFVELPGVGDSFQAAQVFGTIEAVKAVSELYSPVAGEVVEVNGALDANPALVNSDPYGEGWMVKMRLGDPAELDGLMDAAAYESHVGA
- a CDS encoding metal-dependent hydrolase, coding for MAKLTWHGHSCFSLDTDEGTRILFDPWLDENPKADVRAADIEKLDYILVSHGHFDHFADCVELAKRTGATVVSTFELVSFCQSKGVENGHGMNVGGAHRFPFGRVKLTPALHTGSVAGDDEGAFTTDCSGFLVTLNGGTRLYHAGDTALTMDMQLLQGQVDVAILPIGDNFTMGPEDAARAVEFIRPRTVIPMHYDTFPLIEQDPEEFRRLVGDRAEVRVLEPGGSTEV